The Aquiluna sp. KACHI24 genome contains a region encoding:
- a CDS encoding GDSL-type esterase/lipase family protein, translated as MRRIRVVILGDELLSGAGDPKGLGWLGRVQARLPQGDDVAIFPLAMVSENSTQLLERWRTEALPRFSPETENYLVLALSAQDILEGLTISRSRLNLASLLDDAAREGVKIFVIGPTPSTLPDVDAEIDHLNAGFEDVVKRRQIAYVDCFRPLREHEGWVAEVSTHPRRLPGQVGYGLIAWLVLNKGWFEWLGLTETN; from the coding sequence TTGCGAAGGATTAGGGTTGTAATTCTCGGTGACGAGTTACTCTCGGGCGCCGGTGACCCTAAAGGGCTTGGTTGGTTGGGTCGAGTCCAAGCTCGACTCCCGCAGGGCGATGACGTTGCGATCTTCCCGCTCGCGATGGTTAGCGAAAACAGTACTCAACTGCTTGAGCGCTGGCGCACTGAAGCACTGCCGAGATTCAGCCCGGAGACCGAAAACTACCTGGTGCTAGCGCTCTCGGCTCAAGACATTCTTGAGGGGCTGACCATCTCTCGCTCGCGACTAAACCTGGCCTCGCTTTTGGATGATGCCGCTCGCGAGGGCGTAAAGATATTTGTAATTGGCCCAACGCCCTCGACGCTTCCAGATGTCGACGCCGAGATTGATCACCTCAACGCCGGCTTCGAGGACGTTGTGAAAAGACGTCAGATTGCCTATGTCGACTGCTTCAGGCCGCTTCGAGAGCACGAAGGTTGGGTCGCTGAGGTTTCTACTCACCCAAGAAGATTGCCAGGCCAGGTCGGCTATGGGCTTATTGCCTGGTTGGTTCTGAACAAGGGTTGGTTTGAATGGTTAGGGCTCACCGAAACTAACTAG
- a CDS encoding zf-HC2 domain-containing protein produces MKQLDCDEVKRSVHEYLHSAMHEQELDAVTAHLANCDSCEQHYDIEIVFNQVIQRSCDEAPTSELAERVMQRLREIQDHD; encoded by the coding sequence ATGAAACAGCTTGACTGCGATGAAGTAAAGCGCAGCGTTCATGAGTATCTACACTCCGCAATGCACGAGCAGGAGTTAGATGCGGTCACCGCTCACCTTGCAAATTGCGACTCCTGCGAGCAGCACTACGACATTGAGATTGTTTTCAACCAGGTCATTCAGCGCTCTTGCGATGAGGCGCCAACCTCGGAGCTTGCAGAGCGAGTGATGCAAAGACTTCGTGAGATTCAAGATCACGACTAG
- a CDS encoding sigma-70 family RNA polymerase sigma factor yields the protein MSEKKSEKLRSFEQQALPLMPQLYGAALRWTRNPSDAEDLVQETFAKAFTAWSKFEQGTNLKAWLFRIMTNTHINLYNKRSKDQAKTALDDLEDWQVGGGESITSISTRSAELEALDNLPSQVIRDALDQIPDEFRMVVYYAVVEGLPYAEIADVMGTPVGTVMSRLHRGKKLLKNLLSDYAAQEGYRVDREEE from the coding sequence ATGAGTGAAAAGAAATCAGAGAAGCTAAGAAGCTTCGAACAACAAGCTTTACCGCTCATGCCTCAGCTTTACGGAGCAGCACTGCGCTGGACTCGTAACCCGTCTGACGCTGAAGATCTAGTTCAAGAAACTTTCGCCAAGGCATTCACCGCCTGGAGCAAATTCGAACAGGGCACCAACCTAAAAGCCTGGCTTTTTAGGATCATGACCAACACTCACATCAACCTCTACAACAAAAGAAGCAAGGATCAAGCTAAGACTGCCCTTGACGATTTGGAGGACTGGCAGGTTGGCGGCGGCGAATCCATCACCTCGATCTCGACCAGATCGGCTGAGCTAGAGGCTTTGGATAATCTGCCATCCCAAGTAATTCGTGATGCCCTAGATCAGATTCCAGACGAGTTCCGAATGGTTGTCTACTACGCGGTTGTAGAGGGTTTGCCCTATGCCGAAATCGCAGATGTGATGGGAACTCCGGTTGGAACCGTCATGTCGCGCTTGCATCGCGGGAAGAAACTGCTAAAAAATCTGTTATCTGACTATGCAGCCCAAGAAGGGTATCGCGTAGATAGAGAAGAGGAGTGA
- the aroA gene encoding 3-phosphoshikimate 1-carboxyvinyltransferase: MSSHPFWPAPKGKVFRATVNLPGSKSLTNRELLLSAIADSPTKLIAPLVSRDSKLMIAALESLGTKFEWQGGDLLVTPGELTGGATIDCGLAGTVMRFVPPLSLLAKGKTFFDGDEGARRRPMHTTIESLRALGAQIEPGRIALPFSVETDGQIKGGELEIDASASSQFVSGLLLVAAKFEAGLTLIHTGEELPSLPHIEMTIETLRQRGVNAYAINERSWRVEPGPVSGGSVVIEPDLSNAGPFLAAAMVCNAEITIPHWPDRTTQVGAEFERILPMMGAKISRSESGLKLQGGAIHGLDIDLSIGGELAPVIAALAVLADSPTRITGIAHLRGHETDRLKALTAEINRIGGNCHELPDGLEITPAEITGGKWFSYEDHRMATAGAIIGLRYPIEVENIATTSKTMPEFPTLWMNMLESL, from the coding sequence ATGAGCTCTCACCCATTCTGGCCCGCCCCCAAAGGCAAAGTTTTTCGTGCCACGGTGAATCTCCCGGGGTCAAAATCCCTTACCAATCGCGAGCTACTACTTTCGGCAATCGCGGATTCTCCAACCAAGCTGATTGCTCCGCTAGTCTCGCGGGACTCAAAGCTAATGATTGCTGCGCTTGAAAGCCTGGGCACAAAGTTTGAATGGCAAGGTGGGGACCTCCTCGTCACTCCTGGCGAACTAACTGGCGGTGCAACCATTGATTGCGGTCTCGCCGGCACCGTGATGCGGTTTGTGCCGCCGCTGTCACTACTTGCCAAAGGCAAGACGTTCTTTGATGGAGACGAGGGTGCAAGGCGCAGACCCATGCACACCACCATTGAGTCGCTTCGTGCCCTTGGAGCCCAGATCGAGCCCGGCAGAATCGCTCTCCCCTTCAGCGTTGAAACGGATGGTCAAATCAAAGGTGGCGAACTTGAGATCGACGCATCCGCCTCATCGCAGTTTGTCTCTGGGCTTTTGTTGGTGGCAGCCAAGTTTGAAGCGGGTCTTACCCTTATCCACACCGGAGAAGAGCTGCCGTCGCTGCCACACATTGAGATGACCATAGAAACTCTTCGTCAGCGCGGTGTAAATGCTTATGCAATCAATGAGCGCAGTTGGAGAGTTGAGCCGGGTCCAGTTTCCGGTGGCAGCGTTGTGATTGAACCAGATCTTTCGAATGCAGGGCCATTTTTAGCGGCTGCGATGGTTTGCAATGCCGAGATCACCATCCCGCACTGGCCAGATAGGACCACCCAGGTCGGTGCCGAGTTTGAGCGAATCCTGCCGATGATGGGTGCCAAAATCTCCCGAAGCGAATCCGGACTTAAGTTGCAGGGTGGGGCAATTCACGGCCTTGACATTGACCTCTCGATTGGCGGCGAACTGGCTCCGGTGATCGCAGCACTTGCGGTGTTAGCCGACTCCCCCACGAGAATCACAGGCATCGCCCACCTGCGTGGTCACGAGACGGATCGCCTGAAAGCCTTGACCGCGGAGATCAATCGAATTGGCGGTAATTGCCACGAGCTACCCGATGGCTTGGAGATAACACCTGCTGAGATAACGGGTGGTAAGTGGTTCAGCTATGAGGATCACCGCATGGCAACCGCGGGGGCAATCATCGGACTTCGGTATCCAATCGAGGTTGAGAACATCGCCACCACTTCAAAGACCATGCCTGAGTTTCCAACGCTCTGGATGAACATGCTGGAGTCTTTGTGA
- the rsgA gene encoding ribosome small subunit-dependent GTPase A produces MTRTYSEDDYLDEDDVRVRPNPRGSRPRTKRRPNFDEAPLGMVLEVHLARYRVLVEGKEVLATLAKELRNKGCVTCDQVRLDGDLSGAKGSLARIVKVETRKTALSRLNEESEAGEQTIVANADQLMIVLASANPEPKARLVDRYLVAAYNAGIKPFLVMTKCDLQDPDEFLSNFQGFDLTIIKTRSDAPNLDELIPHIKNHTTVFAGHSGVGKTTLINALAPNYLRATGEVNEVTGKGKHTSSSAMAISAHGGWIVDTPGVRTFGLAGINAAGLLKGFADLAKASEQCPRDCSHLAAAPDCELDAAAERGEVTALRLDSFRRLVQEVSSVDWS; encoded by the coding sequence GTGACCAGAACCTACTCCGAGGACGATTACCTAGACGAGGACGATGTCCGAGTCAGGCCAAACCCTCGTGGTTCAAGACCAAGAACCAAGCGTCGACCAAATTTCGATGAGGCGCCACTTGGAATGGTCCTAGAGGTTCACCTGGCTCGCTATCGGGTTCTAGTCGAAGGTAAAGAGGTTTTAGCCACCCTCGCCAAAGAGCTTCGCAACAAAGGTTGTGTCACCTGCGATCAAGTTCGCCTGGATGGAGATCTCAGCGGAGCGAAGGGCAGCCTTGCCAGAATCGTCAAGGTTGAAACGCGCAAGACCGCACTCTCAAGGCTGAACGAAGAGTCCGAAGCTGGCGAACAGACGATTGTTGCCAACGCAGACCAGCTAATGATCGTGCTGGCAAGCGCGAACCCCGAGCCTAAGGCCAGATTGGTGGATAGGTACTTAGTTGCCGCCTACAACGCTGGCATCAAGCCGTTTTTGGTAATGACCAAGTGCGATTTGCAGGATCCGGATGAGTTTTTGAGTAATTTCCAGGGGTTTGATTTGACCATCATCAAGACTCGATCCGATGCTCCTAACTTGGATGAGCTGATCCCGCACATCAAGAATCACACCACAGTGTTCGCCGGCCACTCGGGAGTTGGCAAGACGACCTTGATCAATGCCCTAGCTCCGAATTACCTGAGGGCGACCGGGGAGGTCAATGAGGTGACCGGCAAGGGCAAGCACACCTCCTCCTCAGCCATGGCGATATCCGCTCACGGCGGTTGGATTGTTGACACCCCGGGAGTTAGAACCTTTGGCCTTGCGGGTATCAATGCAGCGGGGCTTCTGAAGGGTTTTGCCGATCTAGCGAAGGCGAGCGAGCAGTGCCCAAGGGATTGCTCTCACCTTGCGGCGGCTCCTGACTGCGAACTCGATGCCGCAGCCGAGCGTGGTGAAGTCACTGCGCTGCGATTGGACTCCTTCCGGCGCCTGGTGCAAGAGGTTAGCTCGGTAGATTGGTCCTAA
- a CDS encoding inositol monophosphatase family protein: MNNLEFALMLADAADEISLARFRALDLNIETKPDRTPVTDADRAVEAKLRDLIAQHRPAERVIGEEFANTGDSDRVWIIDPIDGTANYLRGVPIWASLIALRVKGELVTSVVSAPALGRRWWATKGEGAFTKDVDGSVRRIQVSKIAELENASISFNSIRQWDNAGLLNPLIELTRKVWRDRAYGDFLSYMYLAEGLLEMVSEHGLQLYDIAALVPIVEEAGGKLTALSGDLTETSSSVLATNSLLHQSIQRELGVI, from the coding sequence ATGAACAACCTTGAATTCGCTTTGATGCTGGCCGATGCGGCGGACGAGATTTCCCTTGCGCGTTTTCGAGCACTAGATCTCAACATCGAAACCAAGCCGGATAGAACTCCGGTTACCGATGCCGACCGTGCCGTTGAGGCAAAACTTCGAGATCTCATTGCCCAGCATCGCCCAGCCGAACGAGTCATAGGCGAGGAGTTTGCCAACACCGGCGACAGCGATCGAGTGTGGATTATCGATCCAATTGATGGCACCGCAAATTACCTAAGAGGAGTTCCGATCTGGGCCTCACTCATCGCACTTCGAGTCAAGGGCGAGTTAGTTACCAGCGTGGTTTCGGCACCGGCACTTGGCAGGAGATGGTGGGCCACCAAGGGTGAGGGTGCATTCACCAAAGACGTCGATGGCTCGGTGAGACGAATCCAAGTCTCCAAGATTGCCGAGCTTGAAAATGCATCGATCAGCTTCAACTCAATCAGACAGTGGGACAACGCGGGACTGCTAAACCCGCTCATTGAGCTCACTCGCAAGGTCTGGCGTGATCGCGCCTATGGCGACTTTTTGAGCTACATGTATTTGGCCGAGGGGCTACTTGAAATGGTTTCCGAGCATGGCCTCCAGCTCTACGACATCGCAGCCTTGGTTCCGATTGTCGAGGAGGCAGGGGGCAAGCTGACCGCACTGAGCGGGGATCTAACAGAAACCAGTTCGAGCGTTTTGGCAACCAACTCGCTGCTTCACCAGAGCATTCAGCGCGAATTGGGAGTTATCTAG
- a CDS encoding MFS transporter, translated as MKKFLAISAIALIAFNLRTAVSSVSPVISFIQKEIPLPIVTIGLLGIAAPLSFALATQLSYRPARRIGVEKTLMLTIVMIILGHALRALAWDSTSLFAGSLLALLGMGIGNVLLPVLVRKYFPNRVGAVTSFYITLTAISATLGSLVAVPVADALGWRFSLGQWALFSFLAAIPLITLLGNSTPEPKPEVASGSKAIWRAPTAWAIAGMQAMTSVFGYVSFAWLPLLLVEHNSVSVIEGGLLLSLFALMGLPTSIFVPILANRYPAAQVWIVVFSGVMGAGGVLGMLFADTSWLWFYVIMAGFGPTMFPLALTLFNLRSEHRSTVLAVSAFGQGLSYGTASVSVIAVGVMRELTGGWEAALWLMFGFALLAIPVALQISKRHTIDQELRVKN; from the coding sequence TTGAAGAAGTTTCTGGCGATCTCCGCTATTGCACTGATCGCCTTCAATTTAAGAACTGCGGTTTCATCGGTATCGCCGGTAATTAGCTTCATTCAAAAAGAGATCCCGCTGCCGATTGTCACCATTGGGCTGCTTGGTATTGCCGCACCGCTCTCCTTCGCCCTCGCGACTCAACTTTCGTATCGCCCAGCTAGGCGCATCGGCGTTGAAAAGACGCTGATGCTCACGATCGTGATGATCATCCTCGGTCACGCCCTCAGGGCCCTGGCCTGGGATTCAACATCGTTGTTTGCTGGCAGCCTGTTAGCACTTCTAGGCATGGGCATTGGGAACGTGTTGCTACCGGTTTTGGTCCGCAAATATTTCCCCAACCGAGTTGGAGCCGTTACCAGCTTCTACATCACCCTCACAGCGATTTCGGCAACCTTGGGTTCTTTGGTTGCGGTACCGGTAGCGGATGCGCTGGGTTGGAGATTCTCGCTTGGTCAGTGGGCGCTGTTCTCATTCCTGGCTGCCATCCCGCTGATAACCCTGCTTGGCAACTCCACGCCGGAGCCCAAGCCCGAGGTTGCAAGTGGATCTAAGGCAATCTGGCGAGCGCCGACCGCCTGGGCAATTGCCGGCATGCAGGCCATGACCTCGGTATTTGGTTATGTCAGCTTCGCCTGGTTGCCACTGCTCTTGGTTGAACACAACTCGGTCTCGGTTATTGAAGGCGGACTGTTGCTCTCGCTATTCGCTCTGATGGGTCTTCCAACTTCGATATTTGTGCCTATTTTGGCCAATAGATATCCAGCGGCTCAGGTTTGGATTGTGGTGTTCTCTGGGGTGATGGGAGCTGGAGGCGTGCTGGGCATGCTTTTTGCCGACACGTCGTGGCTTTGGTTCTACGTGATCATGGCCGGATTTGGACCAACCATGTTCCCGCTTGCACTCACGCTTTTCAACCTAAGAAGCGAGCACCGCTCGACAGTCTTGGCGGTTAGCGCCTTTGGTCAGGGCTTGAGCTATGGCACCGCATCAGTGTCGGTAATTGCGGTAGGTGTAATGCGCGAGCTCACTGGCGGCTGGGAAGCTGCGCTGTGGCTAATGTTCGGCTTTGCGCTACTGGCGATTCCGGTTGCGCTACAGATCAGTAAGCGTCACACCATCGATCAAGAACTCAGAGTTAAGAACTAG
- the cysK gene encoding cysteine synthase A, giving the protein MRVYNDITEAFGNTPLVKLNRVTDGGAANVYAKLEFYNPSSSVKDRLGIAMVNEAEAAGELKPGGTIIEATSGNTGIALAMVGAARGYRTIIVMPESMSLERKILIRAYGAELVLTPASEGMKGSVAKAEELGKEIPGSLLVRQFENPAGPKIHRETTAEEIWRDLDGNIDAFIAGSGTGGTITGTGQRLRELNQDIKIFAVQPAASPLLTGGEAAGHPLAGIGPNFIPNILDTTVYDEVLSAPNAVAFEFARRAAAEEGILAGISSGAALWAAKEISHRPEFAGKNVVVILASFGERYISSTLYRDLQEEYQTKS; this is encoded by the coding sequence ATGCGGGTTTATAACGACATCACCGAGGCATTCGGTAACACACCACTCGTGAAGCTGAACCGAGTGACCGATGGCGGTGCAGCAAACGTCTATGCCAAGCTCGAGTTCTACAACCCATCATCCTCAGTGAAGGACCGCCTCGGTATTGCCATGGTCAACGAGGCTGAGGCTGCGGGTGAGCTAAAGCCAGGTGGCACCATCATCGAAGCCACCAGTGGAAACACTGGTATTGCCCTTGCCATGGTTGGCGCAGCTCGCGGTTACCGCACCATCATCGTGATGCCAGAGTCGATGAGCCTGGAGCGCAAGATTCTGATTCGTGCCTATGGTGCCGAGCTGGTTTTGACTCCAGCCAGCGAGGGCATGAAGGGTTCGGTAGCCAAGGCTGAAGAACTTGGCAAGGAGATTCCAGGTTCACTGTTGGTTCGACAGTTTGAGAACCCAGCTGGACCGAAGATTCACCGTGAGACCACTGCTGAGGAAATCTGGCGAGACCTCGATGGCAACATTGACGCTTTCATCGCGGGTTCCGGAACCGGCGGAACCATCACCGGCACCGGCCAGCGCCTTCGCGAACTAAACCAGGACATCAAGATTTTCGCCGTCCAGCCAGCGGCGTCACCGCTTCTCACCGGCGGTGAAGCAGCTGGTCACCCACTGGCAGGTATCGGCCCAAACTTCATCCCTAACATCTTGGACACCACCGTCTACGACGAGGTGTTGAGTGCTCCTAACGCTGTCGCCTTTGAGTTTGCTCGCAGAGCGGCTGCCGAAGAGGGCATCTTGGCTGGCATTAGCTCCGGCGCCGCGCTATGGGCAGCCAAGGAGATCTCGCACCGACCAGAGTTTGCGGGCAAGAATGTGGTTGTGATTTTGGCTTCCTTCGGTGAGCGTTACATCTCTTCAACGCTCTACCGAGACCTTCAAGAGGAATACCAGACCAAGAGTTGA
- the cysE gene encoding serine O-acetyltransferase: protein MRIFEDIKVGLERDPATRTALELFLTSPGLHAIWAYRIAHVLWGWKFRILARMLSNWAKFFSGIEIHPGAKIGRRLVIDHGIGVVIGETAIIGDDCLIYHGVTLGGKTLDPVKRHPTVGNRVTIGAGAKLIGNITIGDDCAIGANAVVTKNMPGGTVAVGVNARLLNLTGDDLYVI from the coding sequence TTGAGAATTTTCGAAGACATCAAGGTAGGTCTGGAGCGCGATCCCGCCACCAGGACCGCACTTGAACTATTTCTGACCTCCCCTGGACTACATGCGATTTGGGCCTACCGAATCGCGCATGTGCTGTGGGGTTGGAAGTTTCGCATTCTGGCTCGAATGCTTTCGAACTGGGCGAAGTTCTTTTCTGGCATTGAGATCCACCCCGGTGCCAAGATTGGGCGTCGTCTGGTGATTGACCACGGCATCGGAGTAGTAATCGGTGAAACCGCCATCATCGGCGATGACTGCCTGATCTACCACGGAGTGACCCTGGGTGGAAAGACTTTGGACCCCGTGAAGCGTCATCCAACCGTCGGCAATCGCGTCACAATCGGCGCAGGCGCAAAACTCATTGGAAACATCACCATCGGAGACGACTGTGCGATTGGTGCCAATGCTGTGGTGACCAAGAACATGCCTGGCGGCACAGTTGCAGTTGGTGTCAACGCAAGGTTGTTGAACCTAACCGGCGACGATCTCTACGTAATCTGA
- a CDS encoding DUF1801 domain-containing protein: MATSEVDSYLSQFSGPGLLAAQDLRARLTALIPDGEEGMSYGMPVIKVAGKAVAGWAINKAHLGYYPHSSLVLDKVQGLEGYKKSKGALQIPFDKPLADQVLVELVAIRRAMLSV, from the coding sequence ATGGCAACTAGTGAGGTGGATTCCTACCTGAGTCAGTTTTCTGGACCAGGCCTGCTGGCTGCTCAAGATCTACGCGCTCGACTGACTGCACTAATTCCCGATGGCGAGGAGGGCATGTCCTATGGAATGCCGGTCATCAAGGTGGCTGGGAAGGCAGTCGCGGGTTGGGCTATCAATAAGGCTCACTTGGGCTACTATCCGCACAGCTCGCTGGTGCTCGACAAGGTTCAGGGTCTTGAGGGTTACAAAAAATCCAAGGGTGCTTTGCAAATTCCTTTTGATAAACCACTTGCCGATCAGGTTTTAGTTGAGCTGGTAGCAATTCGCCGGGCCATGCTTAGCGTTTAG
- a CDS encoding polysaccharide deacetylase family protein has product MKRWFKTSLGLTIFGALLIAPFSNSLPTSAQTKITDPIFDVAIAQLHLQLAEVEDEEQEPEPQPELVTESVDCQLEKCIALTFDDGPTSNTYGILKSLKKAGAKATFFAIGLQLRAHPEIAQLVLSQGHELGGHSYDHRKLPYLSRAELERDFSYVSKLMFEATGERPELFRPPFGEYDDLVQEVAQSPLILWSVDPKDWLTRNPDETYERVVQAAKPGAIVVMHDNLASTRFALPRILKTLKSRGYRFVTVSEMIKDLNPNEVYRSGPNGN; this is encoded by the coding sequence ATGAAGCGGTGGTTCAAGACTTCACTGGGGCTGACAATCTTTGGCGCGCTGTTGATTGCACCGTTTTCAAATTCACTCCCAACCAGCGCTCAAACCAAAATCACCGATCCGATATTTGATGTCGCTATTGCTCAGCTCCATTTACAGCTCGCCGAGGTTGAGGATGAAGAGCAGGAGCCAGAACCACAACCCGAGCTTGTTACCGAAAGCGTTGACTGCCAGCTTGAGAAGTGCATTGCACTGACTTTTGATGATGGTCCGACCAGCAACACCTATGGAATTTTGAAGTCGCTCAAGAAAGCCGGAGCCAAGGCCACCTTCTTCGCTATTGGCCTGCAACTTCGTGCCCACCCCGAGATCGCCCAGTTGGTCTTATCCCAGGGTCATGAGCTTGGTGGCCACTCCTATGACCATCGGAAACTGCCGTATTTATCGAGGGCAGAACTGGAGCGAGACTTTAGTTATGTCTCAAAACTGATGTTTGAGGCGACCGGGGAGAGGCCGGAGCTCTTCCGGCCACCCTTTGGTGAGTATGACGATCTAGTTCAAGAGGTTGCCCAGTCCCCACTCATTTTGTGGAGCGTGGATCCAAAGGACTGGCTGACTCGAAACCCAGATGAGACCTATGAGCGAGTGGTTCAAGCGGCAAAGCCCGGCGCCATCGTGGTGATGCATGACAATCTGGCATCCACTCGCTTTGCCCTACCAAGGATTTTGAAGACCCTGAAGTCAAGGGGCTATAGGTTTGTGACCGTGAGCGAAATGATCAAAGACCTAAACCCTAATGAGGTTTATCGATCGGGACCAAATGGCAACTAG
- a CDS encoding RidA family protein: protein MAADQLISSGGPWESVIGYSRAVKAGSYVHVSGTTATVDGELQHKGDAYGQAKVAFSIIEKALAQVQYSLGDVVRVRIYLKDEADMDAVGRANGELFSKIRPALTILAGVKFINPEMLVEIEVDAYQA, encoded by the coding sequence ATGGCTGCAGATCAACTAATTTCATCCGGTGGACCCTGGGAGTCGGTGATTGGTTACTCCAGAGCGGTGAAAGCGGGATCTTACGTCCATGTTTCCGGAACCACCGCAACCGTTGATGGTGAACTCCAGCACAAGGGTGATGCCTATGGTCAGGCCAAGGTTGCCTTTTCGATCATTGAAAAGGCACTCGCTCAGGTTCAGTACTCCCTTGGCGATGTCGTGCGAGTGCGCATTTATCTTAAGGATGAGGCGGACATGGATGCAGTGGGCAGGGCCAACGGCGAGCTTTTCTCAAAGATCAGACCGGCTCTCACCATCTTGGCGGGCGTGAAATTTATCAATCCCGAAATGCTTGTAGAGATTGAGGTTGATGCCTACCAGGCATAG
- a CDS encoding FAD-binding domain-containing protein, whose translation MIELDLSLTNEELLQRHFAGLYQGTGASSIPGGQSAANQALAELDIRGYAANRSEVLPTHARGASVLSPYIRHNLLTLRQVWDRVENAPSKDREKFRDELLWQEYARHLYARVGKRMFSALRFEPAGSAQGDGWDREMHCIDIVVSELEEDGWLVNQTRMWLASHWSVRNGMDWRLGQERMYRELIDGSRAANLLGWQWTVGAGTGKPYGFARWQVEKRAPGICMRCPLNKACPIQEFPEEQILDRVERDALVENDPNPKRTAGPVAALEISKPEVVLLTIDSLGDSDPALTANPDLPAVFVFNETALQKLQLSSKRIHFYLETLKDLATRRELRVYLGSPYSYADAQAVAVTFAPVPSFSRFKKIAQLHPYPWLVTPHAGSVRSFSAWREKLPKIR comes from the coding sequence ATGATTGAACTAGACCTATCGCTTACAAACGAAGAGCTCCTCCAAAGACATTTCGCGGGCCTTTATCAAGGCACTGGGGCTAGCTCGATACCCGGTGGACAGAGCGCTGCGAACCAAGCCCTTGCCGAGTTGGACATCAGGGGTTACGCGGCAAATCGATCTGAGGTATTGCCCACTCACGCCCGAGGGGCGAGCGTGCTATCGCCATACATTCGTCACAATCTCTTGACCCTGCGCCAGGTCTGGGATCGGGTTGAAAACGCACCTTCTAAGGACCGCGAGAAGTTTCGCGATGAGCTTTTGTGGCAGGAGTACGCAAGACATCTCTACGCCCGAGTGGGCAAGCGAATGTTTTCAGCGCTTAGATTCGAACCGGCTGGCAGTGCACAGGGCGATGGTTGGGACCGCGAGATGCACTGCATTGACATTGTGGTATCTGAGCTCGAAGAAGATGGTTGGTTGGTGAACCAAACCAGAATGTGGCTTGCTTCGCACTGGAGTGTGCGCAACGGCATGGACTGGAGGTTGGGCCAAGAGCGAATGTATCGAGAGTTGATAGATGGCTCTCGTGCTGCCAACCTGCTTGGTTGGCAATGGACGGTTGGTGCTGGAACTGGCAAGCCCTATGGATTTGCACGCTGGCAGGTGGAGAAGCGAGCTCCTGGTATTTGCATGCGCTGCCCCCTCAACAAGGCCTGTCCGATTCAGGAGTTTCCCGAGGAGCAAATCCTCGACCGGGTTGAGCGAGACGCATTGGTCGAAAACGATCCAAACCCAAAGCGAACTGCCGGCCCAGTTGCTGCACTGGAAATATCAAAACCCGAGGTCGTGCTGCTAACTATCGATTCGCTGGGGGATAGCGACCCAGCATTGACTGCCAATCCGGATTTGCCGGCGGTATTTGTATTCAACGAGACTGCGCTTCAAAAACTGCAGCTCTCTAGCAAGCGAATTCACTTCTACCTCGAGACTCTGAAGGATTTGGCAACCAGAAGAGAGCTTCGGGTATACCTGGGAAGCCCATATAGTTATGCCGACGCCCAAGCTGTCGCAGTCACCTTTGCACCGGTACCGTCCTTTTCAAGGTTCAAAAAGATTGCCCAGCTGCACCCCTACCCGTGGCTAGTCACCCCTCACGCCGGTAGTGTCAGATCCTTCAGCGCGTGGCGCGAGAAACTCCCCAAGATTCGCTAA